A genome region from Cryptococcus neoformans var. neoformans B-3501A chromosome 8, whole genome shotgun sequence includes the following:
- a CDS encoding hypothetical protein (HMMPfam hit to Ferric_reduct, Ferric reductase like transmembrane component, score: 151.7, E(): 1.5e-42) translates to MTVTGSTSAEVAASSYVPPYKATTSYAQSPEVTGSVTSALPADPTVSSGISGADYAASYLDAHMMSWPSYRYAYLFWIILAGLAAIYALSHHLRLSAGSLGAGYSKWGMRRKALGTKDGRRGTVLPSNNTMLSIAFLIILSVVLCLVGYDYINPSSTILNFASYRKRAFVPYGISKAFWTSGNRFGYMAFAMTPLVVLFALKAPPFAFLSLRPFTHLYSDKLALFHRAAAWLVWAFTTVHTILWTIQLFKDKRNGRAVWFTIWNSYHFIFGCIAYGLMTAVMVLSLKPVRKHGFEFFYIAHVVLVFLTIVCSIIHHPVLWFWMAGALILWGCERSVRLIRMTRINGIFGKNKYSALVAGRSYDQYSHRKQDFKQGDPYSTPQRDFGNPYTDKTPPKPLAMGHLPSGDLSDFGGTRGQNGYDEGSFQPLGSYDARHSDSDPAAVSPPYHERVQSVAHSIPPGLPAYMPTTIPIGHAQAQLLPSRTIRLTIRVARPFRWSPGQSVLLYLPELSWFQSHPFTILNNDPNEIMLLVKARKGLTRRLFNYVRQRSLAAVGINSVKDKRISLASMRTSNGENNLYVPPIFLKAWVDGPMGSSERVRWKDHSTVVVVCGGSGVSFGAANQVGKTRRIRFCWVVREYAEIAWVAGQLRRCQDMVSADQLHIDIFVTKAQRVKDDLAPPKPVFARGAHSRANSFDSAASEMSADSSTDRDEAVDSTLMESYADVIDLTNYEDEEDVDDPVENRLSTKLEQQGKLRRARSRKFAKRKSAAKLSQTPSYPPSRFQSTYSYDNPEESFAHGNQGYGHSPASSLYDSFHESRGHAGHSSIAMSPSASQSMLIHSTSHSVPQSMLSPSTSISMLPTSPPFNAYHGNHQSVRSISDSTYTANDPFTGGSSQGHGSPSVGHSSLTDDTQVAVPNDPFRDIQTALSRTSRTQSMVLLENSGADPKEDAGLWIDEADYAAMCVMSEMARAGKPKLSAVLEEEIEIAQGSLIVATCGPVTLNTVVRNLVSKTISPSRIRRGDRRGHIVVYSEDYEG, encoded by the exons ATGACAGTTACCGGCTCCACCTCAGCAGAAGTAGCTGCTTCGTCTTACGTACCACCTTACAAGGCAACAACATCGTACGCTCAAAGTCCTGAGGTAACAGGTTCTGTAACCAGCGCGCTACCA GCGGACCCCACTGTATCATCTGGGATATCAGGAGCGGACTATGCGGCCTCGTATCTGGATGCTCATATGATGAG CTGGCCATCGTACCGGTACGCCTACCTGTTCTGGATCATATTGGCAGGCCTTGCAGCCATCTATGCTCTTTCACATCATCTACGATTATCAGCAGGTTCCCTCGGCGCGGGGTATTCCAAATGGGGTATGCGACGGAAAGCTTTAGGCACGAAAGACGGGCGGAGAGGAACAGTTTTGCCAAGCAATAACACTATGCTGTCAATCGCCTTTCTCATTATCCTTTCTGTGGTTCTCTGCCTGGTCGGCTACGACTACATAAACCCTTCTTCGACAATACTCAACTTTGCGTCATATCGAAAGCGAGCATTTGTGCCCTACGGCATTAGCAAGGCCTTTTGGACGTCGGGGAATCGATTTGGATATATGGCGTTTGCGATGACACCTCTCGTAGTTCTTTTCGCCCTCAAAGCGCCCCCATTCGCCTTTTTATCCCTTCGTCCATTTACACATCTGTACTCTGATAAGCTCGCATTGTTTCATCGTGCCGCCGCTTGGTTGGTCTGGGCATTTACCACTGTTCACACAATCTTGTGGACTATCCAACTGTTCAAAGACAAGCGTAATGGTAGGGCTGTGTGGTTCACTATCTGGAATAGCTACCATTTCATCTTTGGTTGCATTGCCTATGGGTTGATGACGGCGGTGATGGTGCTTAGTTTAAAGCCTGTCCGAAAACATGGTTTTGAA TTCTTCTACATTGCCCACGTGGTACTCGTCTTTTTAACCATCGTTTGTTCCATTATCCATCATCCAGTGCTCTGGTTCTGGATGGCAGGAGCTCTCATTCTCTGGGGATGTGAGAGAAGTGTACGTCTCATCCGAATGACTAGGATCAATGGAATCTTCGGCAAGAACAAGTACAGTGCTCTCGTTGCTGGAAGATCATATGACCAATACTCCCACCGTAAGCAAGACTTCAAGCAGGGCGACCCATACTCGACGCCTCAGCGCGACTTTGGTAATCCCTACACCGATAAAACACCTCCTAAACCTTTAGCTATGGGTCATTTACCAAGCGGAGATCTGAGCGACTTTGGTGGTACTAGAGGCCAGAATGGTTACGACGAGGGTTCGTTTCAACCCCTCGGTTCATACGATGCTCGTCACAGTGACAGCGACCCAGCCGCTGTCTCTCCTCCCTATCATGAGAGGGTACAATCGGTTGCTCATAGTATCCCGCCCGGTCTGCCTGCCTATATGCCCACAACCATCCCTATCGGTCATGCCCAAGCgcaacttcttccttccagaACTATCCGCTTAACGATTCGAGTGGCCAGACCATTCCGTTGGTCTCCCGGACAAAGCGTTTTGCTTTATCTTCCCGAGCTATCCTGGTTCCAGTCGCATCCCTTTACGATTCTCAATAACGACCCCAACGAAATCATGTTACTTGTCAAGGCACGAAAAGGTCTCACGAGGCGTTTGTTTAATTACGTCCGACAGCGTTCTCTGGCTGCTGTTGGTATCAATAGCGTCAAGGATAAACGCATCTCCCTTGCTTCCATGCGTACCAGTAATGGCGAAAATAATCTATACGTACCACCGATTTTTTTGAAAGCCTGGGTGGACGGTCCTATGGGTTCGTCGGAACGGGTAAGGTGGAAGGATCATTCAACAGTTGTTGTAGTATGTGGTGGATCAGGTGTCAGTTTCGGAGCTGCA AATCAAGTGGGGAAAACCAGACGAATAAGGTTTTGCTGGGTTGTCAGAGAGTATGCTGAGATCGCGTGGGTGGCGGGTCAGTTGAGGCGATGTCAGGACATGGTCTCGGCGGATCAACTTCACATTGATATCTTTGTGACCAAAGCCCAACGAGTCAAGGACGACCTTGCACCTCCCAAGCCTGTCTTTGCTCGAGGCGCTCACTCCCGAGCAAATTCGTTCGATTCAGCTGCAAGTGAGATGAGCGCGGACTCTTCTACTGATCGAGATGAAGCGGTGGATAGCACGCTCATGGAGAGTTATGCGGATGTCATTGACTTGACGAATtatgaggatgaagaggatgtggatgacCCTGTGGAGAACCGGCTGTCTACCAAACTTGAACAACAGGGGAAACTGAGACGTGCGAGATCTCGAAAGTTTGCCAAACGGAAATCAGCAGCGAAACTTTCGCAAACACCATCTTACCCGCCATCGCGGTTCCAGTCAACATACTCGTATGATAACCCCGAGGAATCTTTTGCCCATGGCAATCAAGGGTATGGACACTCGCCTGCTAGCAGTCTCTACGATTCTTTCCACGAATCGCGTGGACATGCAGGTCATTCATCTATCGCCATGTCTCCTTCCGCTTCCCAATCCATGTTAATCCATTCTACTTCCCATTCTGTTCCCCAATCCATGTTATCCCCTTCCACTTCTATCTCCATGCTCCCCACTAGCCCTCCCTTCAACGCTTACCACGGCAACCATCAATCAGTCCGATCTATATCTGACTCGACGTATACCGCCAACGATCCATTTACGGGTGGCTCAAGCCAGGGACACGGAAGTCCGTCTGTCGGACATTCATCATTGACGGACGATACTCAGGTGGCTGTCCCTAATGATCCCTTTAGGGATATTCAAACTGCGCTTTCGAGGACATCACGAACGCAGAGTATGGTTCTTCTTGAGAATTCGGGAGCGGACCCAAAAGAAGACGCGGGGTTGTGGATTGATGAAGCGGATTACGCGGCAATGTGTGTGATGAGCGAGATGGCCAGAGCGGGAAAGCCGAAATTGTCAGCCgtgttggaggaggagattgagattGCGCAAGGTAGTTTAATTGTAGCAA CTTGCGGCCCAGTCACGCTTAACACTGTGGTCCGAAACCTTGTATCGAAGACCATTTCCCCATCACGTATCCGTCGTGGTGATAGGCGTGGCCATATTGTAGTGTATAGCGAAGATTACGAAGGGTGA